The sequence CTATGCAACAGGTGTTTGACCGTATGCGAGACGCGGTGCTGCTGCTTGCCGCCCGCCATCCGGGCAAGACCGTATTGCTGGCCTCCCACGGCTGTGCCATTCGCAATCTGCTGTGCTGGGCACACGGTTGGCCCATTGAGCGGCTGAACGATGTGAACTGGGGTGAAAACACCTGCGTGTCCGTTTTAGAAGTAGGTGAAAGCGGCACACCTCGCTTGCTGCTGGAGAATGACGCTTCTCATTTACCGGCGGACTGCGCTACCTTGGGTAAGCAGGACTGGTGGCGGCCGGAGTACCGGCACGACCCTTTTGGAAGATAATAAACACGAACGGAGCGAAAGCGATCAACAAGGTATGGATCCTTTCGCTCTTTTTTACAGGAAGGAGAACCGCTATGCGAATGATGGCTGTGGACTACGGCGATGTGCGCACCGGCGTGGCCTTTTGCGATGTGCGGGAGATGCTGGCCACCGCCTATGACACGGTGGAGGAGCGCTACGCGCCGAAGCTGGCCGAGAAACTGGCGGCTCTTGCCAAGGCAGAGAAAGCAGAGCAGATCGTTGTGGGGCTGCCCCGGAATATGGATGGCAGCTATGGCTACCGGTGTGACGCCTGCCGCCGCTTGGGCGATTCGCTATCGGAGCTTACCGGACTTCCGGTGGTGTACCAGGACGAGCGCCTGACTACGGTGCTGGCCTATGACCTGCTGTCTGCGGGCAATGTGCATGGCAAAAAAAGCAAGAAGCAGGTGGACGCTGTGTCTGCCAGCGTGATCTTGCAGTCTTATTTGGACAGTCACCGCTAAACCGCGCCTTAGCGGATAGAGAGCACCGGCGCTGCGTATAGATGTAGCGGTGGTGCTTTTGGAATGGACGGTGGGCCGCACACGGTTGCGGCTGGATTATTCGTTTTTTTGGATATTGACTTTTGCCGCCTGGGCACAGAACGAATTGCTGTGGCAGGTGCTGCTGTTCTCCGTGCTCCACGAGTGCGGGCACTTGACGGCGCTTTGCGCCCTGGGACTGCAGCCCAGGCAGCTGCGCTTGTCCTTTTACGGTATGGCGCTGCGGTATGACCGGGTGCCGGATCGGCGGCGAGAGACGGCGGTGCTTTTTGGCGGCCCGGCGGTGAATCTGATTTTGTGGGTGCTGCTGCGGAACCCGGCCAACGGAGCGTTGTTTCTTCTGAATATGCTGCCCATTTTTCCGCTGGATGGGGGACGGCTGGCGGCGCTTTGGCTGCCACGACGGCTGGCTGCCGTGCTTAGCGCGCTGGCGCTGGCGGCGCTTACCGGGCTGGGCGGCTATGTGCTGTACCGGGGCGGCGGGGTGTCGCTCCTGGGAATCAGCCTGTATTTAATGCTATCAAATTTGAGGTCTGTATGAGAAAAGAGATTGAAAAACTGCTGCAATCGGTGCAAAAACCGGCGCGCTATGCCGGTGGCGAACTGAACAGCGTAATGAAAGATAAAAGTAAAGTGGCGCTGCGCTATGCCTTTTGTTTTCCGGATACTTATGAGATCGGTATGAGCCACCTGGGAATGAAAATCCTTTACGGCGTCGCCAACGCGCGGGAGGACACTTGGTGCGAGCGGGTGTTTGCCCCGGCGGACGATATGGAGGCGCTGATGCGCGCCCACGGCGAACCGTTGTTTGCCCTGGAAAGCGGCGACCCGATCAAGAACTTTGATATGATCGGCTTTACCATGCAGTACGAGCTGTCTTATACCAATATTCTGAATATGCTGGATCTGGCGGGGGTGCCCTTGCGTGCCGAGGATCGAAAGTCGCTGACCCCCATTGTGGCCTTTGGCGGTCCCTGCGCCTGCAACCCGGAGCCGATGGCGGAGTTTGCGGACATCATCTTCCTAGGCGAGGGGGAAGAGACCACCAATACGGTGCTGGATCTGCTGAAAGAATGTAAAGAGAGCGGCAAGAGTAAGCAAGAGTTTTTGGAAGCAGCTATGCACATTCAGGGCATTTATGTGCCGTCTTTTTATGAGGACAGCTACAACCCGGACGGCACCCTGTGTGCCCTGACCCCCACCCACGGAGCACCGGCAACGGTGAAGAAGTCCATTGTGTCCGATATGAACAAGTGCTATTACCCGGACAGCTTTGTGGTGCCGTTTATTGATATTGTCCACGACCGGGCGGTGGAAGAAATTTTTCGGGGCTGTATTCGCGGCTGCCGCTTTTGCCAGGCCGGGTTTATCTATCGCCCCATTCGGGAGAAGAGTGTAGAGACCATTAACCGTCAGTCCAAGGCGCTGATTGACTCTACCGGGTATGATGAGCTGTCCCTGTGCTCTCTGTCCACCTCCGACCACAGCTGCGTCAACGAAATGCTCACCTCCCTGATTGACTGGACCGTGCGGGACAAGATCAATTTGTCCCTGCCCAGCCTGCGGGTGGATAACTTTAGCGACGAGCTGGTGGACAAGCTGTCCAAAGTGCGCCGCAGCGGGCTGACCTTTGCCCCGGAGGCAGGCACTCAACGTATGCGGGATGTAATCAACAAGAATGTGACGGAAGAAGAAGTGCTGCGCACCTGTACCAAGGCCTTTGCCGGCGGCTGGACTTCCGTTAAGCTGTACTTTATGATGGGGCTGCCCACGGAAACCATGGAGGATATTGCCGGTATCGCTCAGCTGGCGGGCAAGGTGGTAGACGCCTACTATAACACGCCGGAGCACAAGAAAGGCTGCGCCGTCAGCGTGTCCGTGTCCTGCGCGTCCTTTATTCCCAAGCCCTTTACGCCCTTCCAGTGGGAGCCGGAGGACACCATGACCTCCTTAAAGGCCAAGCAGGCCCACTTGTTGGAGAGTGTGCCCAGCCGCAAAATCCGCGTGTCCTACCATGAAACGCCCACATCGCTTTTAGAGGGCGTGCTGGCGCGGGGAGATCGGCGGCTGTCCAAGGTGCTGCTGCGGGCTTTTGAACTGGGCTGCAAGTTCGATTCTTGGGACGATCACTTCAACTTTGACGCCTGGATGCAGGCTTTTGAAGAATGCGGGCTGGATCCGGACTTCTATACCAAGCGGCGGCGCCCCTTTGAGGAGCTGCTGCCCTGGGATCATTTGGATTACGGCGTGTCTCGCAAGTTCCTGGAACTGGAGAACAAGCGGGCGCACCAAAATGTGACCACGCCCCATTGCCGGATCCGCTGTGCCGGGTGCGGTGCCAACAAACTCAACGGAGGACATTGCGATGCAAGACCAGAAGTGGCACGAGATACGACTGCGGTTCAGTAAAACCGGGCGGGCCAAGTACATTGGTCACCTGGATGTGAATCGGGTCATGTCCAGAGCCTTGCGCCGGGCGGGGATTCCCTTGTGGTTCACCGAAGGGTATAACCCCCACGCTTATATGCGCTTTTCGCTGCCTTTGTCCTTGGGGGTGGAGAGTGCCTGCGAGAGTATGGATATTCGATTGATAGAGCCCATGGAGCCTCTGGAGGTGCAGCGGCGTATGAACGCTGCCCTACCGCCGGATATTCAAATTGAAGATGTGTTTTGCGACTTTTGGGACTGTACGGAGATTGCCTTTTCCGATTATGACTTTACCTTGGCTTTTGACGATAATGCCGCCGGGGCGGAGAAGCTACAGGCCGTATTGGACGCGCCGCAGATTCTGGCGCTGAAGAAGGGCAAGGTGGGTCGCAAGCGGGTGATGAAGGAAGTGGATATTAAGACCTTCATTGACCGGTACAGTGTGGAGCTGACCCCGCAGGGAGTGGTGCTGCACCTGCGTTTGGCCGCCGGGCAGGAGAAAAATCTGAATCCTACGCTGCTGTGCGACACGCTGCTGCGCTTGGTGGAACTGCCATGGGAATGGAAGCGAATCTACCGACTGGACTTGCTGGATAAAGATTATCGGCCCTTTCAGTAAAAAACACTTGCTTTTTTGCACCGAGTGTGCTAATATACTAACGCATTTATTCCGTTGCGCTTCTTGCAACGAGCGAAATGCTCTGCGTTACAGGCATAACGAGGGTGGTCCTCTGGCAGATCTCTGTTAAGAACACCTCATAAATAAGAAGGAGGTTGTTATTGATGAACGCACTTGATTTGATTGCTCAGGGCAGCATGAAAGAAGAAACACCTAAATTCCAGATCGGTGATACCGTTAAGGTCGCCGTAAAGATCCGCGAGGGTTCTCGTGAGCGTATCCAGATGTTTGAGGGTACTGTGATTGCGATTAAAGGTTCCGGTATCAGCAAGACCTTTACCGTACGTCGCCTTTCTTACGGCGTAGGTATTGAGCGTGTATTCCCGCTGCATTCTCCCAATGTGGAGAGCGTGCAGGTGATCCGCTCCGGTAAGGTTCGTCGCGCAAAGCTGTATTACCTGCGTGACCGTGTGGGTAAGGCTGCTAAGGTGAAGGAGAACTTGCAGAGAGATAACGCTGCAAAGACTGCCGACGCTGAGTAAGACACATAAAAAATGCTTCTGTTACCTTGGTGACAGGAGCTTTTTTATTTGCCTTTTTCCGCGGTGTATGGTAAACTGGGGGCAGTAAGTAAGGATAGGTAAAGACAATGGCTGATTTTCAAAAACAAAAGGTACAGTGGTTCCCGGGCCACATGGCAAAGACTCGGCGCCAGATCAAGGAAATGCTGCCTCTGGTGGACGGGGTGGTGGAGCTGCTGGACGCCCGCGTGCCGTATAGCTCCGCCAACCCGGAGTTAGACACCTTGGTGCGGGGCAAGCCCCGGATCGTGCTGCTGAATAAATGCGATGTGGCAGACCCGGCGGCCACCAAGCGCTGGATTGCTGCCTTTGAGGCGCAGGGCAAAACTGCCCTGGCAGTGGATTGCCGCAGCGGCAAGGGACTGTCTGCCTTTTTGCCCACGGTGCAGCAGGTGCTGAAAAAGACCATTGAGAAGAATACCCAGCGAGGTATGGCCGGCAAGCCACTGCGGCTGATGGTGGTGGGTATTCCCAACACCGGCAAAAGCTCCTTTATCAACCGTATGGCCGGTAAAAACCGCGCCAAGGTGGCCGACAAGGCCGGTGTCACCCGGCAAAATCAGTGGTTCGCTGTGGGCGGCGGCATTGAGCTGCTGGACACCCCCGGCGTGCTGTGGCCAAAGTTTGACGATCCGGAAGTAGGGGATCGGCTGGCGTTTATCGGCTCTGTAAAAGATGAAGTAACAGACCTGGAGACCTTGACCTGCCGTTTGCTGGAGGTACTGGGGCGCACCAGACCGCAGGCCATTATCCAGCGGTACGGCA comes from Oscillospiraceae bacterium and encodes:
- a CDS encoding TIGR03960 family B12-binding radical SAM protein, with translation MRKEIEKLLQSVQKPARYAGGELNSVMKDKSKVALRYAFCFPDTYEIGMSHLGMKILYGVANAREDTWCERVFAPADDMEALMRAHGEPLFALESGDPIKNFDMIGFTMQYELSYTNILNMLDLAGVPLRAEDRKSLTPIVAFGGPCACNPEPMAEFADIIFLGEGEETTNTVLDLLKECKESGKSKQEFLEAAMHIQGIYVPSFYEDSYNPDGTLCALTPTHGAPATVKKSIVSDMNKCYYPDSFVVPFIDIVHDRAVEEIFRGCIRGCRFCQAGFIYRPIREKSVETINRQSKALIDSTGYDELSLCSLSTSDHSCVNEMLTSLIDWTVRDKINLSLPSLRVDNFSDELVDKLSKVRRSGLTFAPEAGTQRMRDVINKNVTEEEVLRTCTKAFAGGWTSVKLYFMMGLPTETMEDIAGIAQLAGKVVDAYYNTPEHKKGCAVSVSVSCASFIPKPFTPFQWEPEDTMTSLKAKQAHLLESVPSRKIRVSYHETPTSLLEGVLARGDRRLSKVLLRAFELGCKFDSWDDHFNFDAWMQAFEECGLDPDFYTKRRRPFEELLPWDHLDYGVSRKFLELENKRAHQNVTTPHCRIRCAGCGANKLNGGHCDARPEVARDTTAVQ
- the rplS gene encoding 50S ribosomal protein L19 — translated: MNALDLIAQGSMKEETPKFQIGDTVKVAVKIREGSRERIQMFEGTVIAIKGSGISKTFTVRRLSYGVGIERVFPLHSPNVESVQVIRSGKVRRAKLYYLRDRVGKAAKVKENLQRDNAAKTADAE
- the ylqF gene encoding ribosome biogenesis GTPase YlqF; the protein is MADFQKQKVQWFPGHMAKTRRQIKEMLPLVDGVVELLDARVPYSSANPELDTLVRGKPRIVLLNKCDVADPAATKRWIAAFEAQGKTALAVDCRSGKGLSAFLPTVQQVLKKTIEKNTQRGMAGKPLRLMVVGIPNTGKSSFINRMAGKNRAKVADKAGVTRQNQWFAVGGGIELLDTPGVLWPKFDDPEVGDRLAFIGSVKDEVTDLETLTCRLLEVLGRTRPQAIIQRYGIEVDEYMQGWEILEAIGRKRGFLMRGGEIDYNRSAVIVADEFRGGKLGRMTLELPE
- a CDS encoding TIGR03936 family radical SAM-associated protein, encoding MQDQKWHEIRLRFSKTGRAKYIGHLDVNRVMSRALRRAGIPLWFTEGYNPHAYMRFSLPLSLGVESACESMDIRLIEPMEPLEVQRRMNAALPPDIQIEDVFCDFWDCTEIAFSDYDFTLAFDDNAAGAEKLQAVLDAPQILALKKGKVGRKRVMKEVDIKTFIDRYSVELTPQGVVLHLRLAAGQEKNLNPTLLCDTLLRLVELPWEWKRIYRLDLLDKDYRPFQ
- the ruvX gene encoding Holliday junction resolvase RuvX produces the protein MRMMAVDYGDVRTGVAFCDVREMLATAYDTVEERYAPKLAEKLAALAKAEKAEQIVVGLPRNMDGSYGYRCDACRRLGDSLSELTGLPVVYQDERLTTVLAYDLLSAGNVHGKKSKKQVDAVSASVILQSYLDSHR